One genomic segment of Fervidobacterium pennivorans includes these proteins:
- the lysA gene encoding diaminopimelate decarboxylase has product MNVFNCTTINDLLSEELVQELSSSYGTPLYVYFERIIRERARSVLGIFNGINIFPTFACKANNNPNLLRILKEEGFGTDIVTLGEYYASKLAEIPDERIVWNGNGKSLKEMSLLSKVRYINVDSIEELERWKDVASKFDNIPELFLRINPDVDSKTHPYISTGLKKNKFGIPIEMVERALKIVKTSNLELVGFHIHIGSQITDVDPFYEALGQTVELSKSYGFRKINIGGGWGINYKDKELNLSKYREEIIPLLKDFEEVVLEIGRYIIGPAGVLILKVEYVKKTDAKTFVVVDGGMNVLIRPAMYGAFHGVRVFSSECDEKVEVDVVGPLCESGDVLATQRMLEIPKEGSYILIENAGAYGYAMASNYNSTLKPAEVLIAENKEPKLIRRRETYDDLFRTIV; this is encoded by the coding sequence TTGAACGTGTTCAATTGTACAACGATAAATGATTTATTATCGGAAGAATTGGTTCAAGAGTTGTCAAGCTCGTATGGTACACCGCTTTACGTTTATTTCGAAAGAATAATAAGAGAACGTGCAAGGAGCGTGTTGGGGATTTTTAATGGTATCAATATTTTTCCGACCTTTGCATGCAAAGCAAACAACAACCCAAACCTTCTTCGTATTCTAAAAGAAGAAGGCTTTGGGACTGATATTGTTACGTTGGGAGAATACTACGCTTCAAAACTAGCAGAAATTCCAGACGAGAGAATTGTATGGAATGGTAATGGAAAATCTTTGAAAGAGATGTCGCTGTTATCAAAGGTTAGATATATCAATGTAGATTCAATAGAAGAATTGGAAAGATGGAAAGATGTCGCCTCTAAATTTGATAATATCCCCGAATTATTCTTAAGAATAAATCCAGACGTTGATTCAAAGACGCATCCGTACATATCCACAGGTCTGAAGAAGAACAAATTTGGGATTCCAATAGAAATGGTAGAAAGAGCTTTGAAAATAGTAAAGACAAGCAACCTCGAGTTGGTGGGGTTCCATATTCACATTGGTTCACAAATAACAGATGTTGACCCGTTTTACGAAGCCTTGGGTCAGACTGTTGAACTCAGCAAAAGCTATGGTTTTAGGAAGATTAATATAGGTGGGGGCTGGGGAATCAACTATAAAGACAAAGAACTCAATTTATCAAAGTACCGTGAGGAGATTATACCTCTGCTTAAAGATTTTGAAGAAGTCGTCTTAGAAATTGGGAGATACATAATTGGACCCGCTGGGGTGCTAATTTTGAAGGTTGAGTACGTAAAAAAAACAGATGCAAAGACTTTTGTAGTTGTAGATGGCGGAATGAACGTTCTCATTCGACCAGCAATGTATGGAGCATTTCATGGTGTTAGAGTCTTCAGCTCTGAGTGCGATGAGAAAGTGGAAGTAGATGTTGTGGGACCGCTTTGTGAGTCTGGGGATGTTTTGGCAACACAACGCATGTTGGAAATTCCGAAAGAAGGTAGTTATATTTTAATCGAAAACGCAGGAGCTTACGGATACGCAATGGCAAGTAATTACAACTCTACACTCAAACCCGCGGAGGTTTTAATCGCTGAAAACAAGGAGCCAAAATTAATCAGAAGACGTGAGACATATGATGACCTCTTCAGGACTATAGTCTAA
- a CDS encoding class II glutamine amidotransferase: MCRMAAFSSSNDICIVEVFDKVSVMAERGRGAPHDDGYGLIIQSQFEKFEHKSTKAIYEDADFRKLCEKLRGEVGIIHARKASPGIPVGLQQLHPFYIEGRYLAHNGTIRNANKANLFQSDTYDFFLSIHDFKDFEGLLNNVKKYVENHDFSGINFLLLDELDKSLYVGCIYTGDSEYFTLYYKADKTSFFVYSQEDVEDSLTPMENGQIFKVRNGEIIEEGKVF, from the coding sequence ATGTGTAGAATGGCTGCGTTTTCATCGTCGAATGATATTTGCATTGTTGAAGTATTTGATAAAGTATCTGTAATGGCGGAGCGTGGCAGGGGAGCCCCGCATGATGATGGGTATGGTCTAATAATTCAAAGTCAATTTGAAAAATTTGAGCACAAATCAACTAAGGCGATATATGAGGACGCTGATTTTAGAAAGCTTTGCGAAAAACTCCGGGGAGAGGTTGGGATAATTCATGCACGTAAGGCTTCCCCAGGTATTCCCGTTGGCTTGCAGCAGCTCCATCCGTTCTATATAGAAGGTAGATACCTTGCACACAATGGTACGATAAGAAATGCCAACAAAGCTAATCTTTTTCAGAGCGATACATATGATTTTTTCCTCAGTATTCATGATTTCAAAGACTTTGAAGGTCTACTTAATAATGTGAAAAAGTACGTCGAAAATCATGATTTTAGTGGAATTAATTTTTTGTTATTAGATGAGTTAGATAAGTCATTATACGTTGGTTGCATATACACTGGAGATAGCGAATACTTTACATTGTATTACAAAGCTGACAAAACATCATTTTTTGTATATTCACAAGAAGATGTCGAGGACTCGCTTACACCTATGGAAAACGGACAAATCTTTAAGGTAAGAAACGGAGAAATAATTGAAGAAGGGAAGGTGTTTTGA
- a CDS encoding GGDEF domain-containing protein — MVRLKEYISYYFKPFFLATSLFFLLLLSFQYSLIVDGTEIYGWKVLKDENNIFTESTLPKRFYKTLRKPSTVVVRALVNHKAQEERTTRYLYIPQIDTSYFVVKVDGKVIGSFGFSEDRTGHVWYQPFLFQIPEDFKTIEFEISGVYEIGIDFPVKIVNGSQRTKYAILHFLTVIIVPLSAGLILTLSIILYLLSKTTSDIKRKIYLSLSIASFLGHLWMFDLLPFPTLGTLHSFLILRKIFTASAYLGFAFLIKGIVNQYFDKVRFADKLMMILNLLAALSISLAPSNYHLKILTNNIAFLLFVNAFYLISVAVKTYSPTIFGFVLFFVLTIIHDGAVLFFSTNMKLLSHFGIIALFFGFSYIIVTEYRDMTVRITTTYLKSIMDPLTGAYNRGILSELRLSPKDTIVYVDMDKFKMINDNYGHEIGDEILKLLVRTIKNNVRTSDCIVRMGGDEFLVVLKDCPVSKAKQIFSKVQNEFTNSHELRPVFSFGASQYNGSLSDTIRAVDKLMYEMKAQKSGHKI, encoded by the coding sequence GTGGTAAGATTGAAGGAATACATCAGTTATTACTTTAAACCATTCTTTCTTGCAACATCGTTGTTTTTCTTATTACTTTTAAGCTTTCAATATTCATTAATTGTCGATGGTACAGAGATATATGGATGGAAAGTGCTCAAGGATGAAAATAATATCTTCACAGAGAGCACACTGCCAAAAAGGTTCTACAAGACTTTAAGGAAGCCTTCCACAGTGGTTGTAAGAGCTTTGGTAAATCATAAAGCACAAGAAGAGAGGACAACAAGATATTTATATATACCACAGATAGATACGTCATATTTTGTTGTAAAAGTAGATGGCAAAGTAATAGGTAGTTTTGGATTCTCGGAAGATAGAACCGGACATGTGTGGTATCAGCCTTTTTTATTCCAGATTCCAGAAGATTTCAAAACCATCGAATTTGAGATATCAGGAGTCTATGAAATAGGAATCGACTTTCCAGTCAAAATCGTAAACGGTTCTCAACGCACCAAATATGCTATACTCCATTTTTTGACAGTCATTATCGTTCCACTTTCAGCGGGATTGATTCTTACGCTATCTATAATACTGTACCTTCTTTCTAAGACAACGAGCGATATCAAACGGAAAATTTACTTGTCACTATCAATAGCAAGCTTCCTTGGACACTTGTGGATGTTCGATTTATTGCCATTTCCAACACTTGGAACCTTACACTCGTTTCTAATACTAAGGAAGATATTTACTGCAAGTGCCTATTTAGGTTTTGCTTTCCTGATAAAGGGGATAGTTAACCAATATTTCGATAAGGTTAGATTTGCCGATAAATTAATGATGATTCTCAATCTCTTGGCTGCTCTTTCTATTTCGTTAGCACCTTCAAATTACCATTTGAAGATACTTACAAACAATATCGCATTCCTTCTTTTTGTAAACGCATTTTATCTTATATCCGTTGCAGTAAAGACCTATTCTCCTACAATCTTTGGGTTTGTGCTCTTCTTCGTACTCACAATAATTCACGATGGTGCAGTGCTTTTCTTTTCAACGAACATGAAATTGCTTTCCCATTTTGGTATAATAGCACTCTTCTTCGGCTTTTCTTACATAATTGTCACTGAATATAGGGATATGACTGTAAGGATTACTACAACATATTTGAAAAGCATCATGGACCCTCTTACTGGTGCATACAACAGGGGTATTTTGAGCGAACTAAGACTCTCACCTAAAGATACCATTGTTTATGTAGACATGGACAAATTCAAAATGATTAACGACAATTACGGACATGAAATTGGAGATGAAATTTTGAAACTGCTAGTAAGAACTATCAAGAACAACGTTAGGACCAGTGACTGTATTGTAAGAATGGGAGGAGATGAATTCTTAGTTGTGTTAAAAGATTGTCCAGTAAGCAAGGCGAAGCAAATATTTTCCAAAGTACAAAACGAATTCACCAACTCTCATGAACTTAGACCTGTTTTTTCTTTCGGTGCTTCACAATATAATGGTAGTTTAAGTGACACAATTAGAGCTGTGGACAAACTCATGTATGAAATGAAGGCTCAAAAATCTGGTCACAAAATATAA
- a CDS encoding heme NO-binding domain-containing protein codes for MKSFVMNIWINTWKKLYGESVVNSLIEEFKVDTSKLIIPTLDVPDDLVFQFSKKLAQRVGKTYEELWEETGKNNVRSFSQFYPGYFKKDNCMSFLSAMDGVHRVLTRRISGAKPPRIIFNYIDPYTAIIRYQSHRDFRYYFLGLLKGASEFFNDPIEIEILDQGSSSSGSFVEVKVRSTKPYGKTISLKSYRALSLWTLKDFITTYTIIFPVFTFVATFLLTKFFGPLIGATLTSILALIGVMFGLKDFRKGLDGLKEISKVYKQKDFNTLVQIKGERNFEEVSKINSEAINELREFLVGIQGDTEELMNFSKKTLESSETVLEQIDTMKELSKQVADTAVQISNDAERISETVASNVDTITRTINEQNQIIHDLNLAVEKIINAAKSVEHSANGMKTMSSDFETIASESEQLRNQASAIMEIASTVMSIAEQTNLLALNAAIEAARSGEAGRGFAVVADEIRKLAEESKASAVKISQFLSSVSNGIDRLSQSIIKGYEELKAQSQILAQSATESKESSNIISQITQQLNSLVSTLNSETEKLESITTSIQNLLAISEESSATAEEISASIQRFLDEINNVFANVKQTINLLNMIQDNFKDIKI; via the coding sequence ATGAAAAGCTTCGTGATGAATATTTGGATAAACACTTGGAAAAAATTGTACGGTGAGAGTGTTGTCAATTCGCTAATCGAAGAGTTCAAAGTTGACACTTCGAAACTCATCATCCCAACACTGGACGTTCCTGATGATTTGGTCTTTCAGTTCTCTAAGAAATTAGCGCAAAGAGTTGGAAAAACATACGAAGAACTTTGGGAAGAGACCGGAAAAAACAATGTCAGGTCATTTTCGCAATTTTACCCAGGATACTTCAAAAAGGACAACTGCATGTCGTTTCTAAGTGCAATGGATGGGGTTCATAGGGTTCTTACAAGAAGGATTTCCGGTGCAAAACCACCAAGGATAATTTTCAATTATATAGACCCATATACGGCAATTATTAGATATCAATCCCACAGAGATTTCAGATATTACTTTTTGGGACTGCTCAAAGGTGCATCTGAGTTTTTCAATGACCCGATTGAAATAGAAATACTTGACCAGGGTTCTTCATCTTCGGGAAGCTTCGTCGAAGTAAAGGTCCGCTCAACGAAACCGTACGGTAAGACTATAAGCTTGAAAAGCTACCGAGCTTTGAGTTTGTGGACTTTAAAAGACTTCATTACAACCTATACAATAATATTCCCTGTATTTACATTCGTCGCCACTTTCCTTTTGACCAAATTCTTCGGACCACTTATTGGAGCAACTTTAACTTCGATACTTGCACTCATTGGCGTTATGTTTGGATTGAAAGATTTCAGAAAAGGTCTTGATGGACTAAAAGAGATTAGCAAAGTTTACAAACAAAAAGATTTTAATACTCTGGTACAAATAAAAGGTGAAAGAAACTTCGAAGAAGTCTCTAAAATTAATTCAGAGGCCATCAATGAGCTTAGAGAATTCTTAGTAGGCATCCAGGGAGACACAGAAGAACTTATGAACTTCTCCAAGAAAACCTTAGAATCTTCGGAAACGGTACTTGAACAAATCGATACCATGAAGGAACTATCAAAACAAGTTGCTGATACTGCCGTTCAAATTAGTAACGATGCTGAAAGAATTTCGGAAACCGTGGCGTCAAACGTTGATACAATTACACGAACGATAAACGAGCAAAATCAAATTATTCACGATTTAAACTTAGCTGTTGAGAAAATAATTAACGCTGCAAAGAGTGTAGAACACTCAGCAAATGGTATGAAGACTATGAGCAGTGATTTTGAAACTATAGCAAGTGAAAGCGAGCAACTAAGAAATCAAGCAAGCGCAATTATGGAAATCGCAAGCACTGTTATGAGTATCGCCGAACAGACAAACTTACTAGCTCTGAACGCCGCGATAGAAGCAGCAAGAAGTGGAGAAGCAGGAAGAGGCTTTGCTGTAGTCGCAGACGAAATAAGGAAACTTGCTGAGGAAAGTAAAGCTTCCGCTGTGAAAATCTCTCAATTTTTGTCCTCGGTTTCCAATGGAATTGATAGACTCAGTCAGAGTATAATCAAAGGATACGAAGAATTGAAAGCACAATCGCAAATACTTGCCCAAAGTGCTACTGAAAGCAAGGAGTCCAGTAACATCATCTCACAAATTACGCAACAACTCAATTCTTTGGTATCAACTCTAAACTCAGAAACTGAGAAACTCGAAAGCATAACAACAAGTATCCAAAATCTACTTGCTATTTCGGAAGAAAGTTCAGCTACTGCCGAAGAAATCAGTGCATCGATTCAGCGGTTCCTAGATGAAATAAACAATGTCTTTGCAAATGTGAAACAGACCATCAATCTTTTAAACATGATACAAGATAATTTCAAAGACATAAAAATATAA
- the rpmE gene encoding 50S ribosomal protein L31 produces the protein MRKGIHPEMRLLTVKCACGAEHKIWTTKEQLKVDVCSNCHPLYKGSGGVGLIVDTEGRVQKFKKKYEGKY, from the coding sequence TTGAGAAAGGGTATCCACCCAGAGATGAGGCTATTAACAGTTAAGTGTGCATGTGGTGCGGAGCACAAGATTTGGACAACAAAAGAACAACTCAAAGTTGACGTATGTTCAAATTGCCATCCACTATACAAAGGAAGTGGAGGTGTTGGATTAATAGTCGACACTGAAGGTCGTGTTCAGAAATTCAAGAAAAAGTACGAAGGCAAGTATTGA
- a CDS encoding S1 RNA-binding domain-containing protein gives MEVGQVVKGKVTEVLKFGANVELENGEKGFIHISKISNQYVQKVEDFLKVGQEIEAKIIGKGKDGKWELSLKEETTKMSDAELKKEEFEKKLQKFLKDSQKTYSEYKKRLDKKQGVTKRR, from the coding sequence ATGGAAGTTGGCCAAGTTGTAAAAGGCAAAGTAACAGAGGTACTCAAATTCGGAGCAAACGTTGAACTAGAAAACGGAGAAAAGGGGTTCATCCATATTTCAAAGATTTCTAACCAGTATGTACAGAAAGTCGAAGATTTTCTCAAAGTTGGTCAGGAGATTGAAGCAAAGATAATAGGAAAGGGTAAGGACGGCAAGTGGGAACTATCACTCAAAGAAGAAACAACAAAGATGAGTGACGCTGAACTGAAGAAAGAAGAGTTTGAAAAGAAACTCCAAAAGTTCTTAAAAGACAGCCAAAAGACTTACTCGGAATACAAAAAGAGACTTGACAAAAAACAGGGCGTAACGAAGAGAAGATAA
- a CDS encoding MFS transporter → MDNELPQKRKALYFVILMGLVSLFSDITYEGARSLVGPYLGLLGATAVVVSSIAGFGELLGYTLRFLTGRLVDKTRKYWFFAILGYSMNLFVIPTLALTKHWYTAAILIILERVGKALRKPAKDTITSFAGSQLGYGTTFAIEEFLDQIGATIGPFVMSVTIAQNIKLETVDAYRKAFGFLLFPALITIGIITVARILVPEPDKMEKNQSKARNVKFDKAFYLYLISISLIAFGFADFALIGYHVQSNKILSPVLIPVAYMIAMIVDAFASLIFGRLFDKFGIVIMAFASFITSFYAFFSFGMSKEAVFLGSVLWGIGMGANESIMKATVAKLVSSEIRGTAYGFFNAIFGVAWFIGSAVLGILYAINRFYLIYLALFTQLLAAVLLLYLSIMIKKQTTV, encoded by the coding sequence ATGGATAACGAACTTCCTCAAAAAAGGAAAGCCCTTTACTTTGTAATTTTGATGGGATTGGTAAGTTTATTTAGCGATATTACTTACGAAGGCGCAAGGAGTTTGGTAGGTCCTTATCTTGGTTTGCTCGGAGCAACTGCCGTTGTTGTGAGCAGTATTGCAGGATTTGGCGAACTCTTAGGGTATACTCTAAGGTTTTTAACTGGAAGACTGGTCGATAAGACACGTAAGTACTGGTTTTTTGCAATACTAGGTTATTCAATGAACCTGTTTGTAATTCCAACATTGGCTTTGACAAAGCATTGGTATACAGCTGCCATTTTAATTATTTTAGAGCGAGTAGGAAAGGCTTTGAGAAAGCCTGCAAAAGATACGATTACATCTTTTGCAGGAAGCCAACTTGGTTATGGAACAACCTTCGCTATAGAAGAATTCCTGGACCAAATCGGTGCGACCATTGGTCCTTTCGTTATGAGTGTAACAATAGCACAAAACATAAAACTTGAAACTGTAGATGCTTATCGTAAAGCCTTTGGTTTTCTGTTATTTCCAGCTTTGATAACTATAGGAATTATTACGGTGGCAAGGATTCTGGTACCTGAACCGGATAAAATGGAAAAAAACCAGTCCAAGGCAAGGAATGTCAAGTTTGACAAAGCTTTTTATTTATACCTTATCTCAATTTCTCTCATCGCTTTTGGTTTCGCCGATTTTGCGCTAATTGGCTACCATGTTCAGAGCAACAAAATATTATCTCCCGTGCTAATTCCTGTAGCGTACATGATTGCCATGATTGTAGATGCTTTCGCAAGTTTAATATTTGGTAGACTTTTTGATAAATTTGGAATAGTAATCATGGCTTTTGCATCGTTTATTACCTCATTTTACGCGTTTTTCTCGTTTGGAATGTCAAAAGAAGCGGTATTTTTAGGTTCCGTGCTTTGGGGTATTGGCATGGGAGCAAATGAATCAATAATGAAAGCTACAGTAGCTAAGCTTGTGAGTTCGGAAATTAGAGGAACGGCATACGGGTTCTTCAACGCTATTTTTGGCGTAGCCTGGTTTATAGGAAGTGCTGTGCTTGGGATTTTATACGCCATCAACAGGTTTTATCTTATATATCTTGCCCTCTTTACACAGTTGCTCGCAGCTGTTTTGCTATTATATTTGTCGATTATGATTAAAAAACAGACCACAGTATAG
- a CDS encoding TetR/AcrR family transcriptional regulator — translation MSSRSQETRKKILEAARKLFAEKGYDGVSMEDIAQASGVRKSLIYYYFESKEVLFEEVWIGVIEELEKELFPEVENEKSIAGAIKKLIKKYVEFTLNKSELSRLIARERMNVLENGESLSRAKGKYVSLLNRLEKIFERGKQENVLNDIEPSTATEIISTVDSIPRKSLIKSVEEFLLKVILKEKVEH, via the coding sequence TTGAGTAGTCGTTCGCAGGAAACTAGAAAGAAAATCTTAGAAGCTGCAAGGAAATTGTTTGCTGAAAAAGGATACGATGGTGTTAGTATGGAGGACATTGCGCAGGCCTCTGGCGTGCGCAAGTCCCTTATTTATTATTACTTTGAGAGCAAGGAAGTTTTGTTCGAAGAAGTTTGGATAGGAGTTATCGAGGAACTTGAGAAAGAACTGTTCCCAGAAGTTGAAAATGAAAAGAGTATAGCCGGAGCAATAAAGAAACTAATAAAGAAATACGTTGAATTTACACTGAATAAATCAGAGTTGAGTAGATTAATTGCGCGCGAGCGAATGAACGTTCTGGAAAACGGGGAAAGTTTATCAAGAGCAAAAGGTAAGTATGTTAGTTTGCTTAATAGATTAGAAAAGATTTTTGAAAGAGGTAAGCAGGAAAATGTTTTGAACGATATCGAACCTTCCACTGCGACTGAGATTATCTCAACGGTTGATTCTATTCCTCGTAAAAGCCTTATTAAAAGTGTTGAAGAATTTCTGCTGAAAGTTATTCTCAAAGAAAAGGTAGAGCACTAA
- a CDS encoding radical SAM protein, which yields MAVGGLKGMFYHQAGKLVASVVRKADTQTFAKLLFTASALSKEPAKSGLKKLGLMAQEEHPMIRKWVEIFQKSSPKAVEKIINNLIINEFAIGEPLRQKLMHEHKVVLPKLGVISPTYACNLNCVGCYAGLYGRKYELTKDEVRSVLKQGEELGIYFWVITGGEPFYWPHLMEILEEFSEHYFMIYSNGILITEEKAKKLAELGNATISISVEGFENETDWRRGHGVFRAILNTWDRLRRYGVPFGASVTATRMNHDIIMKDEFWDFLEENGVEYVWIYQFMPVGQDPVMDLVPTPQQRYERFFKTEQMRLSGRFAFVADFWNHGFLTHGCLSAGAKYFHVNAKGYVEPCVFQQFAVDSIREKTLLEIFKSPFFEAYKRAIPFSNNLFRPCPIIDNPKVFRAMVKNFNAIPQHEGSEKTITELAPELDKLAEEWKKYADKLWYEYGYVERYPVNRGIYNYETRMKRYANKEEALKVDKKMAL from the coding sequence ATGGCAGTTGGTGGTTTGAAAGGTATGTTTTATCATCAGGCCGGTAAGTTAGTAGCCAGCGTTGTAAGAAAGGCGGATACTCAAACGTTTGCCAAGCTTTTATTCACAGCGTCGGCACTTAGTAAAGAGCCAGCAAAGAGCGGTTTGAAGAAACTTGGATTGATGGCTCAAGAGGAACACCCGATGATTAGAAAATGGGTTGAGATTTTCCAGAAATCTTCTCCTAAGGCTGTTGAAAAAATCATAAACAACCTTATTATTAATGAATTTGCAATTGGTGAACCTCTCAGACAAAAACTGATGCACGAACACAAAGTCGTTCTTCCAAAACTCGGAGTTATAAGCCCAACCTATGCATGTAACCTTAACTGTGTAGGATGTTACGCTGGATTGTACGGAAGAAAGTATGAGCTTACAAAAGATGAAGTTCGAAGTGTTTTAAAACAAGGAGAAGAACTCGGAATTTACTTCTGGGTTATTACCGGTGGAGAACCTTTCTACTGGCCACATCTCATGGAGATATTGGAGGAATTTAGCGAGCACTACTTCATGATTTACTCCAATGGAATTTTGATAACAGAAGAGAAAGCTAAAAAACTTGCAGAACTTGGAAACGCGACAATATCTATATCCGTGGAAGGGTTCGAAAATGAAACGGATTGGAGAAGAGGGCACGGAGTTTTCAGAGCAATTCTTAATACATGGGATAGATTGAGAAGATACGGAGTTCCATTTGGAGCAAGTGTTACGGCCACACGAATGAACCACGATATCATTATGAAAGATGAATTCTGGGACTTTCTTGAAGAAAACGGTGTGGAATATGTGTGGATTTATCAATTCATGCCTGTTGGTCAAGACCCTGTTATGGACCTTGTTCCAACCCCGCAGCAAAGGTATGAAAGGTTCTTTAAGACTGAACAAATGAGGCTGAGCGGAAGGTTCGCATTTGTTGCAGACTTCTGGAACCACGGATTCTTAACACACGGTTGTCTCTCAGCAGGTGCAAAGTATTTCCACGTGAATGCAAAAGGATACGTTGAACCATGCGTGTTCCAACAGTTTGCAGTGGACAGCATTAGGGAAAAGACATTGCTTGAGATATTTAAGTCACCGTTCTTTGAAGCTTATAAGAGGGCAATTCCATTCTCCAACAATCTTTTCAGACCATGTCCAATTATCGATAATCCAAAGGTTTTCAGAGCGATGGTTAAGAATTTCAACGCAATTCCACAGCACGAAGGTTCTGAAAAGACAATTACAGAGCTTGCTCCGGAGCTTGATAAACTCGCAGAAGAATGGAAAAAGTATGCTGATAAGCTCTGGTACGAATACGGATACGTGGAAAGATACCCAGTTAACAGGGGTATTTACAACTACGAAACGAGGATGAAGAGATACGCCAACAAAGAAGAAGCGCTGAAAGTTGATAAGAAGATGGCTTTATAA
- a CDS encoding type II toxin-antitoxin system Phd/YefM family antitoxin: MRVKQDFYSLAEAKAKFSKVVDDALSKDIIITRNGKPAVVIISYEKYTKIMDFVDKVWELYLLDLGDPSLFKELKLEEIFEFEEIEDSEEQQKEEEV, from the coding sequence ATGAGAGTAAAGCAAGATTTTTACTCGCTGGCAGAAGCGAAAGCAAAGTTTTCAAAAGTGGTTGATGATGCTCTTTCAAAGGATATAATAATCACCAGAAATGGGAAACCGGCGGTTGTAATCATATCGTATGAAAAATACACAAAGATAATGGACTTTGTTGACAAAGTTTGGGAGCTGTACTTGCTTGATCTCGGTGACCCTTCGTTGTTTAAAGAGTTGAAATTGGAAGAAATCTTCGAATTTGAAGAAATAGAAGATTCTGAAGAACAACAAAAAGAAGAGGAGGTATAA
- a CDS encoding ABC transporter ATP-binding protein: MAQVDLEHVWKIYEGKVEAVKDATFTVEDKEFVVLLGPSGCGKTTTLRMIAGLEEITKGTIKIDGRVVNDVEPKDRDIAFVFQNYALYPHMTVYENMAFGLKLRKVPKDEIERRVREAARILEIEHLLDRKPRQLSGGQRQRVAVGRAIVRNPKVFLFDEPLSNLDAKLRVQMRAELKKLHMRLEATIVYVTHDQVEAMTMADKIVIMKDGVIQQIGSPYEVYNRPANIFVAGFIGSPSMNFIPGKIIRGEGGLWVKTSGLKLKVPTEYEDKLSKYIDKDIIFGIRPENIYDKMFAIAPKPENTAEVTVDVVEPLGSETLLHVIAGEDRLVARVNAKTQAKEGQKIDLVFDMSTMHVFDKETEKEILHW, encoded by the coding sequence ATGGCACAGGTTGACCTTGAACATGTGTGGAAGATTTATGAAGGAAAGGTGGAAGCAGTTAAAGACGCGACATTCACCGTGGAAGACAAAGAATTTGTTGTACTTCTTGGACCATCGGGTTGTGGAAAGACAACAACTCTAAGAATGATAGCTGGCCTTGAGGAAATTACAAAAGGTACTATCAAAATCGATGGAAGAGTTGTTAACGATGTTGAACCAAAAGACAGAGACATAGCTTTTGTGTTCCAAAACTACGCGCTCTATCCTCATATGACAGTCTACGAAAACATGGCATTTGGTTTGAAACTTAGAAAAGTGCCAAAAGATGAGATTGAAAGACGTGTTAGAGAAGCAGCAAGAATTCTTGAAATTGAACATCTCCTTGATAGGAAACCAAGACAACTTTCAGGTGGTCAAAGGCAAAGGGTTGCCGTTGGTAGGGCAATAGTTAGAAACCCTAAGGTCTTCTTGTTTGACGAACCTCTATCAAACCTCGACGCAAAGTTGCGTGTTCAAATGAGGGCAGAATTGAAAAAACTTCACATGCGACTCGAAGCAACTATAGTTTACGTTACTCACGACCAAGTTGAGGCTATGACAATGGCGGATAAAATCGTCATAATGAAAGACGGAGTAATCCAACAGATAGGTTCACCGTACGAAGTCTACAACAGACCTGCGAATATATTTGTTGCTGGCTTCATTGGTAGCCCATCAATGAACTTTATACCTGGAAAAATCATCCGCGGCGAAGGTGGTCTTTGGGTCAAGACAAGCGGATTGAAACTTAAAGTTCCAACAGAATACGAAGACAAGCTTTCAAAATATATCGACAAAGATATCATTTTCGGTATCAGACCAGAAAACATTTATGATAAAATGTTCGCAATCGCTCCAAAACCGGAAAACACCGCCGAAGTTACGGTAGATGTTGTTGAACCACTTGGAAGCGAAACACTCTTGCACGTAATTGCTGGCGAAGACAGACTTGTTGCAAGAGTTAATGCCAAAACGCAAGCAAAAGAAGGTCAAAAGATAGATTTGGTTTTCGACATGAGCACGATGCATGTGTTTGACAAAGAAACGGAAAAGGAAATATTGCACTGGTAA